From the genome of Halomonas sp. 1513, one region includes:
- a CDS encoding aromatic acid decarboxylase: protein MANDFKPPVTVALTGASGAQYGLRLIECLVAAEHEVWVMISKAAHLVIDTETQVSLPARPERLVAALNELSGARDGQIRCFAREDWMAPVASGSGAPASMVICPCSTGTLSAVATGASNNLIERAADVALKERRQLILVPRETPFSAIHLEHMLSLTRMGAVILPAAPGFYHQPSSVDDLIDFIVARILNQLGIEHRLMPRWGEAAPSA, encoded by the coding sequence ATGGCGAATGACTTCAAGCCCCCGGTCACGGTGGCGCTGACCGGTGCCTCAGGCGCCCAGTACGGCCTGCGGCTGATCGAGTGCCTGGTCGCCGCCGAGCATGAAGTGTGGGTGATGATCTCCAAGGCGGCGCATCTGGTGATCGACACCGAGACCCAGGTGTCGCTGCCGGCCCGCCCCGAGCGGCTGGTGGCTGCGCTCAACGAGCTGAGCGGTGCCCGTGACGGGCAGATTCGCTGCTTCGCCCGCGAGGACTGGATGGCGCCGGTGGCCTCCGGCTCCGGTGCGCCGGCCTCGATGGTGATCTGCCCGTGCTCCACCGGCACTCTGTCTGCCGTGGCCACCGGGGCCAGCAACAACTTGATCGAGCGTGCCGCCGACGTGGCCCTCAAGGAGCGCCGCCAGCTTATCCTGGTGCCCCGCGAGACGCCGTTCTCGGCGATCCATCTCGAGCACATGCTGAGCCTGACGCGGATGGGGGCGGTGATCCTGCCCGCGGCGCCGGGCTTCTATCACCAGCCGTCGAGCGTCGACGACCTGATCGATTTCATTGTCGCGCGGATTCTCAATCAGCTCGGCATCGAGCACCGCCTGATGCCGCGCTGGGGGGAAGCAGCGCCAAGCGCCTAG